The following proteins come from a genomic window of Labeo rohita strain BAU-BD-2019 chromosome 25, IGBB_LRoh.1.0, whole genome shotgun sequence:
- the LOC127157113 gene encoding hyaluronidase-4 — protein sequence MLGVPCGALQHHTVPVACAIICSWLLILVHSAFCQKPAKLPLVGRKPFLAAWNAPLDMCTLKYNINVSLDLFHISGSPRAVHTGQNVTIFYANRLGYYPFYNEQGVPINGGLPQNSSLEAHLHKARKDITHFIPSEDFSGLAVIDWEFWRPQWDRNWHKKDIYRQRSRELIAQAYLNVTDEQVVELARLRFEKSAMEFMQGTLKLGTQTRPNGLWGFYLYPDCHNYNVHAHDYNGTCPLQESQRNDELFWLWNSSTALFPALAIRKSHMDSIRNLHFSQNRVLESVRLASLTSLPYELPTYVYTRLGYRDEAMAFLTQKDLIHTIGESAALGAAGFVIWGDLNLTSSRHNCSKVKAFLNHRLGQYITNVTRAAEICSDLLCQSNGRCVRRDPQAPHYLHLSRGSYRILSNRNGTFTVIGQQSKNERKMLANRFRCHCYQGYEGERCDSIKPEETEEDNMIKEDVEEEKEIKKPVVDKDIRDRAVPLQNAFILTVLLLLLNLSSI from the exons ATGCTCGGTGTGCCCTGCGGGGCCTTGCAACACCACACTGTGCCCGTAGCCTGTGCCATCATCTGTTCCTGGCTGTTGATCCTGGTCCATTCTGCCTTCTGCCAGAAACCTGCAAAGCTGCCTCTGGTGGGCCGCAAGCCTTTCCTGGCAGCCTGGAATGCTCCACTGGATATGTGTACGTTGAAGTACAATATCAACGTCAGCCTTGATCTTTTCCATATCAGCGGCAGTCCACGAGCCGTCCACACGGGCCAAAATGTCACCATCTTCTATGCCAACCGCCTGGGTTACTACCCTTTCTACAACGAGCAAGGGGTTCCCATCAACGGAGGCCTACCTCAGAACAGCAGCCTTGAAGCACATCTTCACAAAGCCCGAAAAGACATAACACACTTCATCCCTTCGGAAGACTTCAGTGGCCTGGCTGTGATCGACTGGGAGTTCTGGCGGCCGCAGTGGGATCGTAACTGGCACAAGAAAGACATTTACCGACAGCGTTCGCGTGAGCTGATTGCACAGGCTTACCTTAATGTGACCGACGAACAGGTGGTAGAGCTGGCACGCTTGCGCTTCGAGAAGAGCGCCATGGAGTTCATGCAGGGCACGCTGAAGCTCGGTACACAAACTCGTCCGAACGGACTCTGGGGTTTTTATCTCTATCCTGACTGTCACAATTACAATGTACATGCACACGACTACAACGGCACATGCCCCCTACAAGAGAGCCAACGTAATGATGAGCTGTTTTGGTTGTGGAACAGCAGCACTGCCCTCTTCCCAGCCCTCGCTATACGCAAAAGCCACATGGACAGCATTCGCAACCTGCACTTCTCACAGAACAGGGTACTGGAGTCAGTGCGACTGGCCTCCCTTACCTCATTGCCCTATGAGCTGCCTACATATGTATACACACGCTTGGGGTATAGAGACGAGGCCATGGCTTTTCTGACCCAG AAAGACTTGATACATACAATAGGAGAAAGTGCTGCTTTGGGAGCTGCAGGATTTGTCATCTGGGGGGATCTTAACCTCACTTCTTCAAGG CACAACTGTTCCAAAGTGAAGGCATTTCTGAACCACAGACTGGGTCAGTACATCACTAACGTAACCCGGGCAGCAGAAATCTGTAGCGACTTACTGTGTCAGTCCAACGGACGTTGTGTCCGTAGAGACCCACAGGCACCACACTACCTGCACCTGAGCCGCGGCAGCTATCGGATCCTGTCCAATCGGAACGGAACTTTCACCGTGATTGGACAGCAATCTAAGAACGAGCGCAAGATGCTGGCCAACAGGTTCCGCTGTCACTGTTACCAGGGGTATGAGGGAGAGCGCTGTGATAGCATAAAGCCGGAGGAGACAGAGGAGGACAACATGATAAAAGAGGATGTGGAGGAAGAGAAGGAAATAAAGAAACCAGTGGTCGACAAAGACATAAGAGatagagctgtgcctttacaaaACGCCTTCATCCTGACTGTTCTACTCCTCTTGTTGAACTTAAGTTCTATTTag